Genomic DNA from Ruminococcus sp. OA3:
GACCTGACTGCGTCATCCAGGTCACTGGAAGTAAACGCAAATCCATAAGAGTAGATATCATTGTCATCCGGCGTTCTGGTCCTGTAATCAAAGATGGGAATATCCACACTCATAATGTTCTTTTCATCCGGTTCCAGATAGACCTCCTGTTTCGGCGCCATCAGCGCAGTGTGCATCGCTTCCTCGGTCATACCTGCCTTTGCAATGACAAAGTTCTGGTTCGCTGACAGGATCCCCTGCTCCACACGCTGTCTCAGCTGCATATTCTCCCTGACCAGGTCCATGAACTGTCTCATGAGCTCATCACGTTTATCTTTCAGCAGTTTGTGGCCTCTCGTCGCCGTGACCAGCTTTTTCTTCAGTCTGGTCAGCTCCATTCGGGTTGGATTTACCTGTGCCTGTGCCAACTGCCATCACCCCTTTCCGATACACCCAAAGGGTGTTTTTTGCGTTACTCCTGTTCCTCATAGTACTGATCCAGGAATTTATCATCGATACGCTTCAGTTCACTCCTCGGCAGAATAGACAACAACTTCCATCCAATAGCCAGTGTCTCTTCAATATCGCGGTTTGTCATATAACCCTGGGAAATATACTCTTTCTCAAACGCATCTGCGAATTTCGCATAGATAAGGTCGATATCAGACAGTGCAGCCTCTCCCAAAATAACCATCAGCTCTTTCGCCTCTTTGCCGCGGGCATAAGCTGCAAACAACTGATTCATGGTATTAGAGTGGTCAGCTCTCGTCTTCCCCTCACCTATTCCCTTATCTTTCAGACGTGACAGGGACGGCAGTACATCAATTGGAGGCGTGACGCCCTTCCGGTATAGTTCACGGCTTAAGATAATCTGACCTTCTGTGATATACCCTGTTAAGTCAGGGATCGGATGAGTTTTATCATCCTCCGGCATCGTCAGGATCGGAATCATGGTGATACTGCCGTTCTTTCCATGCTGGCGCCCGGCTCTTTCATACAGAGAAGCCAGATCAGTATACATATATCCGGGATAGCCACGGCGCCCGGGAACTTCCTTTCGTGCCGCGGATACTTCACGAAGTGCATCCGCATAGTTTGTGATATCCGTCAGGATAACAAGAACATGCATATTCTTCTCAAACGCCAGGTATTCTGCAGCAGTCAGAGCCATTCGCGGTGTCGCAATACGCTCCACTGCCGGATCATTTGCCAGATTGACGAACAGTACTGTTCGGTCAATTGCTCCCGTCTCCTTAAAACTCTCAATAAAGAAATTGGATTCCTCGAATGTGATTCCCATCGCTGCAAATACAACGGCAAACGGTTCGTCTGTACCGCGTACTTTCGCCTGTCTTGCGATCTGAGCAGCCAGATTGGCATGCGGAAGACCGGAAGCAGAAAAGATCGGCAACTTCTGCCCTCTTACCAGCGTATTCAGTCCGTCAATTGCTGAAATTCCAGTCTGAATAAACTCCTCAGGGTAGGTCCTTGCTGCCGGATTCATCGGAAGTCCGTTGATATCCATTCTTGCATCCGGCAAAATCTGAGGACCGTCATCGATCGGTCTGCCCAGTCCGTCAAAGACCCTGCCCAGCATATCCTCAGATACACCGAGCTCCATACTTTTTCCCAGAAAACGCACTTTACTGTTGGAGAGATTGATACCGGTTGAACTCTCAAACAGCTGAACCAGCGCATCACTTCCGTTAATTTCAAGAACTTTACAACGGCGTATTTCACCGCTGGCAAGCTCAATCTCACCCAGTTCGTCATATGCTACATGTTCCACTCCCCGAACCAGCATCAAAGGGCCGGCGACTTCCTGAATTGTCCTATATTCTTTTGGCATCAGTCGTCCTCCTTCCCGATCAGTTTGGCAATTTCCTTCGTCAACTCTTCACTGACCAGTCGATATTCTTTTTCTATATCCGCCTCGTTCGTATACTTATACCGTCCGATTTTCTCACGGACAGCCATCTTGATCAGTCCCTGAATGGATGCGCCCTGTTCCAGTGCCTCCCTGGATTTCTCATAATAGCCAATTACAAGACGCATCATCAGAAGCTGCTTTTCCAGAGATGTGTACGTATCGATCTCGTGGAACGAGTTCTGATGCAGGAAGTCTTCGCGGATGGAACGCGCCGCTTCCATCTTAAGCCGGTCTGATGCAGACAGTGCATCCATACCGACCATCTTCACGATCTCCTCCAGCTCCGCCTCATCCTGCAAAAGACTCATCAATTTCTGCCGGTCCGAAATCCAGTCATCAGCCACATTGGCATCAAACCACGGTCCCAGACTGTCCAGATAAAGCGAATAACTCGTCAGCCAGTTGATCGCGGGAAAATGCCGTTTATAAGCAAGTGATGAATCCAGTCCCCAGAACACTTTTACGATACGAAGTGTCGCCTGGGATACCGGCTCGGAGATATCCCCTCCAGGAGGAGATACCGCACCGATCACAGACAGCGCACCTTCGCGTCCTTCCGTTCCGAGTGATATTACCTGGCCTGCACGTTCATAGAACTGCGCCAGGCGGCTTCCCAGATACGCCGGATATCCTTCTTCACCCGGCATCTCCTCCAGCCGTCCCGACATCTCACGGAGAGCCTCGGCCCATCGTGATGTGGAATCCGCCATCAACGCAACAGAATAACCCATATCACGGAAATATTCAGCGATTGTAATACCTGTATAAATAGATGCCTCTCGTGCCGCAACCGGCATATCTGAGGTATTTGCGATCAGAACTGTACGTTCCATCAAAGACTCACCGGTCTTGGGATCTTTCAGCTCCGGAAATTCATTCAAAACATCTGTCATCTCATTACCGCGCTCACCGCACCCGATATAGACGACAATGTCTGCCTCAGCCCATTTTGCGAGCTGATGCTGTATCACAGTCTTACCGCTTCCAAACGGCCCCGGAACTGCTGCTACCCCGCCTTTGGCAATCGGGAAAAATGTATCAACAACACGCTGTCCTGTCACCAGCGGCATTGTCGGCGGAAGTTTTTTCTGATAGGGGCGGCCGCGCCTTACCGGCCATTCCTGCATCATCTTCAGATTCTTTTCACCATCTGCAGAAGTAAGTACAGCCACAGTCTCTTCGACCGTAAACTCTCCTTCTCGGATTTCTTTGATCGTGCCTTTCATTCCAAACGGCACCATGATTTTCTGACACACGACGACGGTCTCCTGTACAGTCCCGATGACATCACCTTCCTGTACAACGTCGCCCACTTTGACAACAGGCTCGAACTTCCATTTTTTATCACGTTTCAGTGAAGGAACCTCCACCCCACGCTTTAGGTTGTTGCCGGATACTTTCATGATATCATCCAGCGGTCTCTGGATACCGTCGTAAATGCTGGAGATCAGACCAGGTCCAAGCTCCACAGACAGCGGAACCTCCATAGATTCAACAGGTTCACCAGGCCCCAGTCCTGAAGTCTCCTCGTATACCTGAATGGATGCCTGGTCTCCGTGTATTTCAATAATCTCTCCGATCAGTCGCTGGTTGCTGACACGCACAACATCAAACATGTTGGCGTCCCGCATTCCTTCCGCGATGACCAGAGGTCCTGCTACTTTCTTAATCGTGCCTCTGCTCATGTGCACTGCCACCCGCCTTTCTATCCATTATTCTCATCATCTCCGAACAGAATATCCGATCCAACTGCCTGTTCTACGGATTTTTTTACCCCTTTGATGCCGGCTCCCGTATTTCCCGACACTCCAGGTATCAGGATGATGGCCGGAAGCAGATTTTCTTTGTATTTTTCAATGAGCCCTTCGAGCTCGGCGGCCATCGCCTCTGTGATGTAAATCACACCGTATTTTCCTCCTGAAGCCAGCTGCTTCAGTATTTTCTCACCCTCTTCCCGGGTAGATACCGGAAATGTCTCAAGACCAAGCGTCGCGAACCCGAAGATGCTGTCATATGCACCCATAACTGCAATTCTAAACATACATTTCCCTTATCCTTTCCCGGATTGACTGCTCCGGAAAGTCATTGAGCTTGCCGGTCAGAATAATTCGCACCGTTTTTATTTCATTCTCCCTTGCCAGAATATAAGCGATCAGCGGTCCTATCGAAAATGGCTGGTATTTCTGGGGCCGGATCGTTTCGATCAGACGATTGTCACACCAGCATTCAAATGCTGAAGAAGACTGGCTCAGTGCCTCTGCCGCTTCTCTGAATCCTGCGGAAATCAGATATTCACAGATCGCCTCAAAGCTCTGGAGTGCCGCCTTGCAGAGTGTTTCGATATTCAGGCTTTCACACTCTGCCATGGATCGCTTCATAAATTCCAGGGATTTTTTTGTCCGCTGCGCGCGCACTGCAATCTTAATATCAGTGACTGCCACCAGCGATTCTGCATATTCTTTCACGATCCTGTCTTTTGACTGCTGTCCCGCCAGATAAATGGCTTTCAGCGCTGCCTGATCCAAAATCGCATCACAAAGCTGTCCATCCCGTGAATGCAGCAGTGTTTCGTATGCCTCTTTTGCCGGCTCCTGCATAAATACGGGAAGACTTAAGAAGTCCTTCTCCCGAATGATACGGAGCATCTCGTCACGCCCGATCGGGCATTCTTCATAAAATATATTTTGATTGATCTCTTCTGTGCAGACCTCTTTTATGGCCGCTTTCAGATTATGGAACAGATTCTGGTAGGACAATACATCGAATGGCTTCATATCTGAGACCATGCTCCGAATTGTCTCCCATGTTTTCTCCCGTTCCCGCTTTAATATCGCATCCGCGTCCGCCTCTCCCTGAGGGTCACCCCAGCCCCGTTCCTGCAGAAAAGCGATACAGCCTTCAAACGAATCGCAGGCTATCAGCTGTTCCAGCGTTGCCGCAGAGAACAGAGAAACTTCCAGGGCACGGATCCGCGCGACCGCATAGGTGTAATCAATATCAGACATGCATAACCCTCCTCGGTTCTAAGGCGCATCAGGAAAATAAAAATTCATGAACGCGGTCTACAAGCTGTTCCTGCTTCGTATCAAAAAGTGCCCGGAACGTACAGTTTTCTTCAATCCCTCCATAGATCAGGAGGAAGCCTCCCTCAATGTTCCCCGCTTCATCAGAAACTTTCAGGGAACCGCCTTTTTTAGCAGCAGTCATTTTTACTTTCGCCTTGAATCCAAACGGCAGCCTGGCGAGATCTTTTTTAGAGAAACATATAAGGCCCTCTTCTGGACGGATAAATTCTTCCAGCATCTTTTCGATGTATTCGAAATATGTCGAATCATCCGCATTCACCATCTCCTGATATGCTTTTTCTATCACATCCGAGATAAGTGCCTGTTTTGCCTTGAGAATTTCAGTCCTTTTCTGAAAGTCTGCCCGGGATTTTACACGCTCCCGGTAATTCCTGCAATCGGCATCTGATTGATTCAGAACAGCCGCTGCCTGTTTCTCTGCTTCTTCCCTCGCCGCATCTGTGATTTTCTTTGCCTCCACTTCAGCTGCTTTGATTTTCTGCTGAGCTACGCTGCTGGCTTCTTCCGCGATTTGCTTGATAATCTTATCCAATCCAGTCATCTATCAGCTCTCCTTTTTCTACCGGTTTATACAGGGATTCCAAAGATTGCAAGAATGGAAACCAGCAGAGCAAGAATCGCATATGTCTCCACCATCGCAGGGAACAGTATCGCTTTACCAAACTGTTCCGGTTTTTTTGCAATAATACCGATGGACGCTACTGCAGTCCTTCCCTGATTTCTTGCTGAGATCAGACCAACAATTCCGATAGGCAGGCAGGCTGCAAAGATCAAAAGACCGGTAGACAGACTGATGTCCGCCAGATTGCCTCCCAGCACACCTACCTTGGACAATGTCAAAAAGGCTACCAGAAGACCATATATACCCTGTGTACCGGGAAGCAGCTGAAGGATCAGCACCTTGGCAAATTTATCCGGATCCTCCGTCACTACACCTGCGGCTGCCTGACCTGCCACGCCGACACCGTACGCGGACCCCATGCCCGCAAGAATTACTGCAATCGCTGCTCCCGCTAATGCCCAAACAATACCACTCATAGAATTTTTTCCTCCTTGATATCTACATATTTTGTATTCTTTTTAAAGGGGTTGAATGCTCTTCCCCCGCCTTCATAAAACTTACCAAAAAACTCTACATACTGCAGACGGCAGGTATGCACATACGCGCCCAGCAGGTTGATTCCGATATTAAATGTGTGTCCGACGACAAAAACCAGAATAAACAGAATCGCACCCAGAACTCCTCCGCCCGCCATGCTGCCCATCTGATTGAATACCGAGGCCATTACGCCTGTGGCAAGCCCGAGAGCCAGCAGCCGGGAGTAAGACAAGATATCACTGAGCCAGCCCGTTATATTGTAAAGATCATAGGCTCCCAGTGCAATGCGGACACCAAAGTTTTTTGATGACCGTCCCGACATCAGCAGGATTCCAAGCGCACCTCCAAGAGCCAGAACTTTGCTTAAGGTAACCACCGCTGCCGGAAAATGAAATGTCATCTTGGAAATCGAAGCAAACATTTCCGTTGGAAGCAGCATCAGTACCAGTCCGACCAGCAGGCAGAACCACAGAACCACATCACAGAAGAAATCCATATACTTCCGGTCTCTCAGGCACATATATCCCTTCATTCCCAGCCCGGTGAAAAGATGGATCAGTCCGAACAGCATTGAATATACCAAAAGCTTCATAGGATCATCCAGCGGCACGAACCACAGTGCCGGTATCGTCACTTCATGGCCAAAGAAAGTCCCTGAGACAACTGTGATCAGATCTCCGAAGTATCCTCCAAACATGATTCCCCAGAACAATGTGGATACACCACACCAGAAGAACAACTGTACTGATTTTTTCAGGCTCTCACCCATTCTCGGGAATTTTACCAGCATCGCTCCGCAGGCTATCATCACGATCAATCCATACGCGGCATCCGAAAGCATCAGCCCGAACAGGAAAACATAAAAAATCGACATTACCATCGACGGATCTATCTCGCCTTTGCCAGGCAGTCCAAATGAAGCAAGCACACCTTCCGCAGACTGTGCGAATTTATTATTTTTCAGCAGAACCGGTGGCTCCTCTTTCTCCGAGACCTCTTCCAGTTCAGCCATCGCTTCAAAATTCCGGATCAGATCGTCTGCAACTGACTGTGCCTTTTCCTGGGGGATATAGCCACTGATAAAGAACACATTTTCTGTCTGCGGCAACTGTCCCAGTACCTCGTATTTATCGGCACGCATACGGAAATAATCAGCGGTAAGCTTCAGGTTCTGCCTTTCGTCCTGGCAGGCTGTAACTTTCTGCTTTAATTCCTGGATTTCCATCTCAAGTACCTGTTTCTCTTCCTCGAGCTTTTCCCTGACCACTGCCGGCTTCTTCCTCGGCAGCTGTGACGGGAAAGCAAATCCAATCGTACGAAGCGCCGTCTCAACCCGGATTCTGTCTGCCTTGATGCACATAACTGCCAGATAAGTAAAGTCTTTATCTGTTGAAATGATTTCAAAGTCTACCGCCTCCACCTCCGGTGCATGCTGTGCGAACACGGTATACAATTCTTCCAGAGTCATCACCTGCGGAAGTGTTCCGATCAGAATATCGGTCTGGCGTGTTCCCCTGTAACTCATGGGAATTCCAAGTGGCAGCCAGGGAGTCAGTCCTTCTATCTGTGTTTCCAGCTTCTGTATCCCTGCTATGTGTTCAGCGATTCCTTTTTCCAGATCTATCAGTTTTCTCGCTACAGCGATGTATCTATCCCGCTGTTCTATGACCCCTTCATACTGCCTCTGCCCAATCAGCGGCTTTCCTGCCAGGCTGGAAAACATTGACTGATTCTCAGGCAGATATTTCTGCAGTACTTCAAGTCCGCGCTCTGCCGTCTGCGCATATTTTAAGAAACCACTTCTGGAACCGGAAGTATCCATTCTGAAAAGCCCGCTGTCATCTTCCAGACGGATATCCACTTCAACAGCCCCGAGTGACTGCAGCCGTTCCAGTACTGCCTTCCTGTGCTTTTTGAGGGCACAGATTGAAATCCGCTGCATTTTCAATACTGCCATACCCGCATCCCTCCTTACTTTTTTATTTTTTCTCAGATTACCTCAGAAATCAGCAGCCGGACGGCTTCTGATTCTTTTTGGGATGCAGTCTCTTTCAAGCCTGCAATCAGCTTATCGGCTTCCTGCAGGGACTGTTCCTCCAGTATCTTTCCGTTCTCCTGTTCCGCCGCAAGGCGTCTGGACGCTTCTCCTCTGGCCTGTGCCATTCTCTCCGCCACAATTCGCACCGCATCTTCTTTTGCGTTCAGAATCATGGCCTGCGCCTTTTCCTCCGCTTCCTTTACGACTTCACCGGACTTTGTCTCCGCCTCTTTTACCACTTTAATCGTATCTTCTAACAACACCGTCACCACCCTTCTTACTATTACATAAATATACCTGAATGTTAAAAGTTTGTCAATCAATTAGCGAGCTTTTTTTTCTTTTTTTTCAAATTTACTGAATATTATACCAGAATTCCAGTATTTATCATAACCTATTTATGAAATCTTATCCGCAAAATTGTACGTTATAGTTTTATCAAAGAATATAGTCTCTGCAACATCCACTTTATGTAAATACTGCCCATAACAGAACAAAAAATGCACGGTTCCTGTAAACAGATCCATGCATTTTTTATTACATTTTTATTTATTAAATTATGCTTTAAATATCAATGCTTTTACCAGGATGCTGACACCTCCTAAAATGAATACCGCATTAATCAGGCGATTCGCTGTCTTCTCATTCAGGCGCAGATCGATCCTGCTTCCAATCAGGATTCCAAATACTGCCGCCGGTATAGAGAGCAGTGTGATTCCTACCGTGAACATACTGAACATGCCGTTTATCGCATACATAATAAGACGAAATACATTTTCAAACACAAAGATAAAACATACGTTAGCCCTGAATTGCTGCCTGTTTGCCACACGGCGTTCCAGATACGCCAGAAACAGCATATTGATTCCGAAGAGGCCGGAGAGAAAACCGGAGATCACGGAAATAAATCCCATGATAACAGGGTTATTTTTTGTGGTTATTTCCTGATCCCGCTTTCTTGTGAGCATCTCCACTCCCAGTCCGATGATCAATACGCCTAGCAGGGCTTTTATAATCCATGGGGATCCAACTTTTAAAAATAAAATGCCCGGAACCACACCGACCATGATACAGACGGCGATCGGCAATGCGAGCCCCGGCAAAAATGATTTTCTGTTCTTCACAGACATATAAATATTGACACAGGTATCTACCGGAAGCACTCCCGGAGTGATAAACTTATTATCAATTCTCATTGCCATAACGGGATTTGCTATCAATGGATTGCCAAACCCGACAAGCCCTTTAATAATATAACCGATAAACTGCGCAACAAAAATCAGGATTCCCAGCTCCCATGTCATTTTCATATTTACCTCCCCCGCCGTATTCACTGCGGCTAATATCAGGGATGAGTGAAAGCTTTCTCTCACTCTTGTCTCCCCCAAATCGCATTTTCCGTCAAATGAAATAAAGATGCCACGCAGCACTATGTCTTCATGGCATCTTTTCCTGCTTGTTCTGTATTAAGTTTACCCCTGCATTTTAGTATGTGCAAGCGCTTTTCTATCATTTGATCAAATTGTGCAGAAAATCGAAAGTTTTATCCTATCTCTACATTCTCATTGCGCAGTTCGGCAACCACTTCTTTCAGCCTGCGGCTGTAATACCTGTAGTTCTCAAGCGGTGTGTGCGGTGCTGCCTGATGGTCTGTGCATACGATACACCCGCCCTGTTTGATTACCGGGCGCAGACGGTCCAGTTCTGCCTCAATGGCCTCTTTTCCGTCAATAATGCACAGCTTGTTAAATCCGCCGATGAATTTCAGTGTCGGGAACTGTTCCCTTACTTTTACGATATCCACCCCCGCGTTTACATCAACCGGGAGCACACCGTCCAGCCCGCATTCCAGGATTTTCGGGATCATGATCGTGAAGTCGCCGTCTGTGTCCATGATCACGTTCTGCACACCGCGTTCTTTCAGGAACGGGATGATCTCCTTATAGTATGGGGTCATAAATTCCTCAAAGATATCCGGGGAGATCATCGGTCCTGTCTTTCCGCTCAGGTCCTCCTCAAAGAATACCAGGCTCGGCGTCACGATCTTCAGGATACCGTCCAGATGCTCTTTGTATACGTCGGTCACGAAACGGCAGATGTCCTGCAGTACTTCCGGCTCATCATAGTAAGCATACAGCTGCTCCTCATTTCCCATCAGGAACCGTGGCGTCCAGAAGAATCCGCTGACACGCAGTCTCACTACGAAGTCCTTGTTTTTGCAGCCCTCCCGGTATTTTCCGTAAGCCTTCTCCATGTTCTCCGGCGTGAGGTGAATCTTGATCTGTTCCTGAATATGTGCCTTGTACTCCAGCCAGTCTTCCATACAGGTCACCACCGGTTTTACGGGCGTTACGAGGCTGCCGTCTTTCGGATATTTCCGCACCCAGCCGTCACGGTCCCTTTTGATCACGTACTCATCCGTCTCTTCCCTGATCTCCTCTTCGTAAGAGATGAACGGGATACGGAAAGCAATGCGGATTACCGGGTCCCATCCAAGTCCTGTCTCGTGGCGGAAGACCGGCTCTGCCATCATGGTATTGTAATAATCCTGCCATGGCTCATACGGTTCGTTGAAAGCATACAGGTTGTCGGTCGGCAGTGTTGCAAAATGTACCTGCTCCAGAAAACCTGTGTCATATCCCTGCTCTGCCCAGTTGGCCACTGTCTTGTCCCATGGATACATACTCTCCTCGATACATCCGCGGTCCAGGCCTTCGTTTGAAAAACTTAACGTTGCAACTTCTCTCTCCCATGCATTCATTGTCTTTTTCTCCTTTCAATTACCTTTGATAATATGTTTTTATTTTTTGTTCAAGCACAAAACATAGTCACAGAAAAAAATACCTTTCAAAAAAATCCGTACAACTTATTCATTTTATAATTTCCTATGAAAGCCCTTGTTTTCTGCATTTTTTCCTTGTTTCTATATTGAGTATAGCATGATTTCCATTTGCCATGTGAGCACAATACAACACGATACTAGCACAATACGCAAATATTTTTTTACTCTTATTTAATGTAGGAAAGACCCTGCGATTCAACTTTTATCACAAGGTCTTTCCGCTCTTAGCCGGAGTAAAAGACTATAGGAAATTACTATGCTTTTCTTGCGTTCTTTCTCATATCCATCGCAACCGCTCCGACGATGATGAGGCCCTTGATGATATTACTGAAGTTGTCATTCACTCCGATCAGTACCAGGCCGTTGTTGATGACTCCCAGGATCAGGATACCGCACAGCACTCCTGTCACGCGGCAGATTCCTCCCGTATGGGATGTCCCCCCGACCGTCGCCGCTGCGATTGCATCCAGCTCGTAGTTCAAACCGGAGTTTGCAGGGTCCGCTGATCCCGCACGCCCTGCCAGCAGGATTCCGCCGAGGGCTGCACAGGCGCCGCACCATACGTATGTCAGCACCAGGTTTCTCTCTACGTTGATACCCGCTACACGCGCCGCCTGGTCATTTCCGCCGATCGCATATAAGCTCTTTCCGAATCGGGTCTGCCCAAGGATAAAGGCTGCGATCCCGAAGACGATCAAAAATACCACGATGATGATCGGGATCGGCCCGATCTTCCCGCTTCCCAGCACGCGGTAGCCGTCCGACAGGTTCGATACCGGGCGCGTCGTGAAGATCTTCGCCGCCGCACGGCAGATCAGCTGGCCGCCCAGCGTCGCGATGAATGCCGGCATCTTCGTGTACGCAATCAGCGCACCCTGGATCGCCCCGATGGCGATACCCATCACCATGCCGAGCAGGATTGCCACAATCGCCGGTACCTGCACGCCGAAGTTTGCCAGCGCTTTTGTTGCCAGGTCCACCGGCTGTACCAGCGCACCGGTCACACACGCGATCAGCGCCGCGGATGCCCCGATCGACAGGTCGATGCCTCGCGTCAGGATCGCAAATGCCACACCGAACGCCATGATCCCCTTGATGGACTCTCCCGTCAGCAGGGTCCGCAGGTTGGCAATCGTTAAGAATTTCGGGTTGATGATACTTACAAGGATGACCAGGACGATCAGCACGATCCAGATCATATTATCAGATAAGCGTTTCTTTGTTTTCGCGTTCATTTGGTTGCCCCCTTCTAATTCGCTTTCGCTTCCCCTTCATGGGAAGTCGCATATTTCATGATCAATTCCTGTGAGAATTCCGAACGGTCCAGGATTCCGCTCACGTGCCCTTCGTGCATCACCACCATGCGGTCCGCCACTCCCATGACTTCCGGCATCTCCGATGATACCACGATGATCGCTTTCCCCTGGCCTGCCAGTTCCGACAGCAGGGCATGGATCTCGGACTTCGCCCCGACATCGATCCCTCGTGTCGGCTCATCCACGATCAGCACATCCGGGTTCGTCAGCAGCCATCTGCCGACCAGCACTTTCTGCTGGTTCCCTCCGGACAGGTTCTGGATAGGGGTTTCCATCGTCGGGGTTTTCACCCGGATCTTATCTATGTACGTCTGCGCGTCCTCGCACATCTTCTTCGCATTCAGCGGCATCCCGTACGCCTTCAGGTTCAGGTTTGCCATGACCATGTTCTCACGCACGCTCAACAGCCCCACGATCCCATTCCCGCGCCGGTCCTCCGTCAGCAGGCTGATATGGTTCTCAATCGCATCCTTCGGGCTTTTGATGTCCAGCTCTTTCCCGTCTTTTACGATCTTTCCCGACGTCTTGTGCCGCATCCCGAAGATCGTCTCCATCGTCTCCGTCCGGCCTGCTCCCACAAGCCCTGCGAATCCCAGGATCTCTCCCTTCCTCAGCTCAAACGATACGTGCTGTACCAGCCGGCCTGCGCACAGGTCCTCCACCTTCAGCACCACATCCCCGATCGGGCACTCCGTCTTCGGGAACATATCCGTGATCTCGCGCCCTACCATCAGCTGGATCAGCTTGTCCTGCGTCAGGTTCTCCGCCCGGTCCGTCGCGATGTACTCCCCGTCACGGTACACCGTGATGTCATCACTGATCCGGAAGATCTCGTCCATCTTATGCGAAATATAAACTATGGCCACGCCTTTTTCTTTCAAGTCTGCAATTATCTGAAACAGGTCCTCAACCTCTGACTCCGTCAGCGCCGAGGTCGGCTCATCCATGATTACGATCGACGAATCATAGGATACCGCCTTTACAATTTCAACCATCTGCATTTTTGCGACGGTCAGGTCTTTCATCTTATCATGCGGGTCTATGTCAAGGCCCATGCGCGAAAACAGTTCCACGCAGTCGTCATACATCTTCCTGTGGTCGGTCAGGATCCCTTTTTTCGGTTCCCTGCCAAGCCATACGTTGTCACACACGGAGCGCTCATACACCGGGGAGAGTTCCTGGTGGATCATCGAGATCCCGGCGTCCAGTGCTTCCTGTGTGGATTTATAGCTGACTTCTTTTCCTTTATAGATAATCTTTCCTGATGTTACCGGCTGGATGCCGATCAGGCATTTCATCAATGTGGATTTTCCGGCACCATTCTCGCCCATCAGCGTATGAACGGTTCCCGGGCGTACT
This window encodes:
- a CDS encoding V-type ATP synthase subunit I, with the protein product MAVLKMQRISICALKKHRKAVLERLQSLGAVEVDIRLEDDSGLFRMDTSGSRSGFLKYAQTAERGLEVLQKYLPENQSMFSSLAGKPLIGQRQYEGVIEQRDRYIAVARKLIDLEKGIAEHIAGIQKLETQIEGLTPWLPLGIPMSYRGTRQTDILIGTLPQVMTLEELYTVFAQHAPEVEAVDFEIISTDKDFTYLAVMCIKADRIRVETALRTIGFAFPSQLPRKKPAVVREKLEEEKQVLEMEIQELKQKVTACQDERQNLKLTADYFRMRADKYEVLGQLPQTENVFFISGYIPQEKAQSVADDLIRNFEAMAELEEVSEKEEPPVLLKNNKFAQSAEGVLASFGLPGKGEIDPSMVMSIFYVFLFGLMLSDAAYGLIVMIACGAMLVKFPRMGESLKKSVQLFFWCGVSTLFWGIMFGGYFGDLITVVSGTFFGHEVTIPALWFVPLDDPMKLLVYSMLFGLIHLFTGLGMKGYMCLRDRKYMDFFCDVVLWFCLLVGLVLMLLPTEMFASISKMTFHFPAAVVTLSKVLALGGALGILLMSGRSSKNFGVRIALGAYDLYNITGWLSDILSYSRLLALGLATGVMASVFNQMGSMAGGGVLGAILFILVFVVGHTFNIGINLLGAYVHTCRLQYVEFFGKFYEGGGRAFNPFKKNTKYVDIKEEKIL
- a CDS encoding sulfite exporter TauE/SafE family protein; translated protein: MKMTWELGILIFVAQFIGYIIKGLVGFGNPLIANPVMAMRIDNKFITPGVLPVDTCVNIYMSVKNRKSFLPGLALPIAVCIMVGVVPGILFLKVGSPWIIKALLGVLIIGLGVEMLTRKRDQEITTKNNPVIMGFISVISGFLSGLFGINMLFLAYLERRVANRQQFRANVCFIFVFENVFRLIMYAINGMFSMFTVGITLLSIPAAVFGILIGSRIDLRLNEKTANRLINAVFILGGVSILVKALIFKA
- a CDS encoding uroporphyrinogen decarboxylase family protein codes for the protein MNAWEREVATLSFSNEGLDRGCIEESMYPWDKTVANWAEQGYDTGFLEQVHFATLPTDNLYAFNEPYEPWQDYYNTMMAEPVFRHETGLGWDPVIRIAFRIPFISYEEEIREETDEYVIKRDRDGWVRKYPKDGSLVTPVKPVVTCMEDWLEYKAHIQEQIKIHLTPENMEKAYGKYREGCKNKDFVVRLRVSGFFWTPRFLMGNEEQLYAYYDEPEVLQDICRFVTDVYKEHLDGILKIVTPSLVFFEEDLSGKTGPMISPDIFEEFMTPYYKEIIPFLKERGVQNVIMDTDGDFTIMIPKILECGLDGVLPVDVNAGVDIVKVREQFPTLKFIGGFNKLCIIDGKEAIEAELDRLRPVIKQGGCIVCTDHQAAPHTPLENYRYYSRRLKEVVAELRNENVEIG
- a CDS encoding sugar ABC transporter ATP-binding protein, whose amino-acid sequence is MGLSEEYVLEMHDIVKEFPGVRALKGVQLKVRPGTVHTLMGENGAGKSTLMKCLIGIQPVTSGKIIYKGKEVSYKSTQEALDAGISMIHQELSPVYERSVCDNVWLGREPKKGILTDHRKMYDDCVELFSRMGLDIDPHDKMKDLTVAKMQMVEIVKAVSYDSSIVIMDEPTSALTESEVEDLFQIIADLKEKGVAIVYISHKMDEIFRISDDITVYRDGEYIATDRAENLTQDKLIQLMVGREITDMFPKTECPIGDVVLKVEDLCAGRLVQHVSFELRKGEILGFAGLVGAGRTETMETIFGMRHKTSGKIVKDGKELDIKSPKDAIENHISLLTEDRRGNGIVGLLSVRENMVMANLNLKAYGMPLNAKKMCEDAQTYIDKIRVKTPTMETPIQNLSGGNQQKVLVGRWLLTNPDVLIVDEPTRGIDVGAKSEIHALLSELAGQGKAIIVVSSEMPEVMGVADRMVVMHEGHVSGILDRSEFSQELIMKYATSHEGEAKAN